A genomic stretch from Nodosilinea sp. PGN35 includes:
- the clpS gene encoding ATP-dependent Clp protease adapter ClpS, with protein MSVETIERPTTSTVRKPAPRYRVLLHNDPVNSMEYVVESLLKVVPSLTMPQAVDIMMQAHTAGVALVITCALEHAEFYSEGLCSLGLTSTIEPDE; from the coding sequence GTGTCCGTTGAAACCATCGAGCGGCCTACGACATCCACCGTTCGCAAGCCCGCGCCCCGCTATCGGGTGTTGCTTCACAACGACCCCGTAAACTCGATGGAGTATGTGGTGGAGTCGCTGCTGAAGGTGGTACCCAGTCTCACCATGCCCCAGGCGGTCGATATCATGATGCAGGCCCACACCGCTGGGGTAGCTCTAGTGATCACCTGTGCCCTCGAACATGCTGAGTTTTACAGCGAAGGTCTGTGCAGCCTAGGGCTTACCAGCACCATCGAGCCCGATGAGTAA
- a CDS encoding CPBP family intramembrane glutamic endopeptidase — protein sequence MSNFFGVKLPWAKLADCPPLVRVVVFLLVVVVLWAPVALPLYALASRGLLPGGDLVPTALLYGVFLLVLPRWERQVRGETQPWAQIGFAGSRALSRGMVAGALIGAVSLVLLAAVQVGLGWAVLAADGARGVELLQTALVGALAATAVGWSEEVLFRGWLLRELEQGWSPGVALGATGLIFAVAHFIKPLDAILALLPQLVGLLLLGLVLGWARRIPVGPGKTGLGHPVGLHAGLVWGYYLLEVGNLLQTTEAVPAWVTGLDGNPLAGLLGLTLLSGLGVLVFRWSRSSR from the coding sequence ATGAGTAATTTCTTTGGGGTTAAGCTCCCCTGGGCCAAGCTAGCCGATTGCCCACCGCTGGTGCGAGTGGTTGTTTTTTTGCTGGTGGTTGTCGTCCTTTGGGCACCCGTTGCTCTACCCCTGTACGCCCTCGCCAGCCGTGGTCTGCTGCCGGGAGGCGATCTGGTGCCTACGGCACTGCTCTACGGCGTGTTTTTGCTGGTGCTGCCCCGCTGGGAGCGGCAGGTGCGAGGCGAAACTCAGCCCTGGGCCCAAATTGGTTTTGCCGGTAGCCGGGCGCTGAGTCGAGGAATGGTGGCGGGCGCTCTCATCGGGGCGGTGAGTCTGGTGCTGCTGGCGGCAGTGCAGGTGGGGCTGGGCTGGGCGGTGCTGGCAGCCGACGGTGCGCGGGGGGTGGAGCTGCTGCAGACGGCTCTAGTCGGAGCCCTGGCGGCTACGGCTGTGGGTTGGTCGGAGGAGGTGCTGTTTCGGGGCTGGCTGCTGCGGGAGCTGGAGCAGGGCTGGTCGCCAGGGGTGGCCCTGGGGGCGACGGGCCTGATTTTCGCCGTAGCCCATTTTATTAAACCTCTAGATGCCATCCTGGCGCTGCTGCCTCAGCTGGTGGGCCTGCTGCTGCTGGGCCTGGTGCTGGGCTGGGCTCGGCGGATCCCGGTAGGACCGGGAAAAACGGGGCTGGGCCATCCGGTGGGGCTCCATGCCGGGCTGGTGTGGGGATATTACCTGCTAGAGGTCGGTAACTTGCTTCAGACGACGGAGGCCGTGCCCGCCTGGGTTACCGGCCTCGACGGCAACCCCCTGGCGGGGCTGCTGGGGCTGACGCTGCTGTCGGGGCTGGGGGTGCTGGTGTTTCGCTGGAGTCGTTCATCCCGCTGA
- a CDS encoding SRPBCC family protein: MSTRQVFEHSISIRASASQVEQCLTRQDLMHRWLNPALRCEPIGDWSTELGAKSRFVIQVPLWQPTLISTVVERGPGLIVWAFQGFFSGCDRWECQPHATGTQLLNRFEFEIPNPLVQVGFNWFAADWTQRDMAAQLRRLKQVAETFTNRC, from the coding sequence ATGTCTACCCGTCAAGTCTTTGAACACAGCATTTCTATCCGGGCCAGTGCCAGCCAGGTAGAGCAGTGTTTGACTCGCCAAGACCTCATGCACCGCTGGCTCAACCCGGCCCTGCGCTGCGAACCCATCGGCGACTGGAGCACCGAGCTGGGGGCCAAGAGCCGGTTTGTCATTCAGGTGCCCCTGTGGCAGCCGACCCTGATAAGTACGGTGGTTGAGCGGGGGCCGGGGCTAATTGTGTGGGCTTTTCAGGGGTTTTTTAGCGGCTGCGATCGCTGGGAATGTCAGCCCCATGCAACCGGCACCCAGCTGCTGAATCGCTTTGAGTTTGAGATTCCTAATCCCTTGGTGCAGGTCGGTTTCAACTGGTTTGCCGCCGACTGGACACAGCGGGATATGGCCGCCCAGCTGCGCCGTCTCAAGCAGGTAGCTGAAACCTTCACAAACCGATGCTGA
- a CDS encoding mechanosensitive ion channel codes for MIDFFSLTLLQVTQPGAQPAPLPNPVESPSRFVQEASGQLGRFLPSLIWAIALLLLGWIVATVVALAVRNLLRRTSLDDRIANWALGRPADQPIAIEKWISTLVYWVIFLFAIVASLNALNLAGVSTPLNNFLDQIFLYLPRIGGALLLLGLAWLAATLVRSLVINGLGRFNLDDRLAQQAGLEEGRSPIVLNETIGNVLYWFILLLFIPLILSALQLPGLLAPVEGLINSFLQAIPRIVTAGIVLAIGWVIARIVRGVVTNLLLATGVDQLGRRLGLQTSSTGGVSLASLAGTLAYVLVLIPAVVAALNELNIDAISAPAIVMLERVLTAIPQIIMAGIVVAAAYVVGRFVGDLVTSVLRGAGFDSIMGILGLPELNLGTGATVQPGLDAEGRPMATVQTPSRTPSEIVGIITLVAIVLFGAVTATEILNFAGLTDIVRAILRIGARVLSGVVVFAVGLYLANLAFRLVNAMGTGQAKVLAQAARIAILIFVGAMALQQMGVAPDIVNLAFGLLLGSIAVAIAIAFGLGGRDVAADQLRDWLAAFRQRQ; via the coding sequence ATGATAGATTTTTTCTCCTTAACGCTGCTTCAGGTGACCCAGCCTGGGGCTCAACCTGCGCCGCTGCCCAACCCGGTGGAGTCTCCCAGTCGCTTTGTGCAAGAGGCTTCCGGGCAGCTGGGGCGATTTTTGCCGAGCTTAATTTGGGCGATCGCCCTGCTGCTGCTGGGCTGGATTGTGGCCACGGTGGTAGCCCTGGCGGTTCGCAATCTGCTGCGGCGCACCAGTCTAGATGACCGCATCGCCAACTGGGCCCTGGGGCGACCGGCGGATCAGCCCATCGCCATTGAGAAATGGATTTCTACCCTGGTGTACTGGGTAATTTTTCTGTTCGCCATTGTGGCGTCGCTCAATGCCCTCAATCTAGCGGGGGTCTCAACTCCGCTCAACAACTTTCTGGATCAGATCTTTCTCTACCTGCCGCGCATCGGTGGTGCGCTGCTGCTGCTGGGCCTGGCCTGGCTGGCCGCAACTCTGGTGCGATCGCTGGTGATCAACGGCCTGGGTCGCTTTAACCTAGACGATCGCCTGGCCCAGCAGGCGGGTCTGGAAGAGGGCCGCTCTCCGATCGTGCTGAATGAAACCATCGGCAATGTGCTGTACTGGTTTATTCTGCTGCTGTTTATTCCGCTGATTTTAAGCGCTCTGCAGCTGCCCGGGCTGCTGGCCCCGGTGGAGGGGTTGATCAATTCCTTTCTCCAGGCCATTCCTCGCATTGTGACGGCGGGCATTGTGCTGGCCATTGGCTGGGTGATTGCCCGCATTGTGCGCGGGGTCGTAACCAATCTGCTGCTGGCCACCGGGGTTGATCAACTGGGCCGTCGGCTGGGCCTACAGACCAGTTCGACCGGAGGGGTTTCCCTCGCCAGCTTGGCGGGCACCCTGGCCTACGTGCTGGTGCTGATTCCCGCCGTGGTGGCCGCTCTCAACGAGCTGAATATTGACGCCATTTCGGCCCCGGCCATTGTCATGCTGGAGCGGGTGCTGACGGCAATTCCCCAGATTATTATGGCTGGGATAGTCGTAGCCGCCGCCTATGTGGTGGGGCGCTTTGTGGGCGACCTGGTCACCAGTGTGCTGCGAGGGGCTGGGTTTGACAGCATCATGGGCATTTTGGGGCTGCCGGAGTTAAACCTGGGCACAGGGGCCACGGTGCAGCCCGGGCTCGATGCCGAAGGTCGCCCCATGGCCACAGTGCAGACTCCCAGCCGCACCCCTTCGGAGATTGTCGGCATTATCACCCTGGTGGCGATCGTGCTGTTTGGGGCCGTCACCGCCACCGAAATTTTGAATTTCGCCGGTCTGACGGATATTGTGCGGGCGATCCTGCGGATTGGGGCGCGGGTACTCAGCGGCGTAGTGGTATTTGCGGTGGGCCTCTACCTGGCCAATCTGGCCTTTCGCCTGGTCAATGCCATGGGCACAGGGCAGGCTAAGGTGCTGGCCCAGGCCGCTCGCATCGCCATTTTGATATTTGTGGGAGCCATGGCCCTCCAGCAGATGGGCGTGGCCCCCGACATTGTCAACCTGGCCTTTGGCCTACTGCTGGGGTCGATCGCGGTGGCGATTGCGATCGCCTTCGGCCTGGGGGGGCGCGACGTGGCCGCCGACCAGCTGCGAGACTGGTTGGCCGCTTTCAGACAGCGCCAGTAG
- the ppk1 gene encoding polyphosphate kinase 1 has protein sequence MATVERRSAKAALDFSDPQYYISRELSWIEFNRRVLHEALDDRTPLLEALKFLAIFSTNLDEYFMVRVAALKQQIEAQVTRRSPDGRSPQEHLDAISRALRPIVEQQHQTFTTELRQQMAQAGIWLLDYDDLTAAQQTYCRDYFEEQIFPVLTPLAVDPGHPFPYISNLSLNLAVVVEDPRTQQPHFARVKVPRVLPRFIPLPEPKGKKREDGPGRWRGVPLEQVIAANLSALFPGMVVQEHYSFRITRNADLAVEEDEADDLMLAIEQELRKRRRGGSAVRMEIQRATPGPVRAMLMEELGLAETDVYDIDGLLGLGDLMTFMALPLPDLKTPSWTATVPAALDSLNPPGVDDDDTALETAEDLFSLLRRQELLVHHPYHSFSATVQRFITQAAHDPQVLAIKMTLYRTSGDSPIVNSLISAAENGKQVTVLVELKARFDEENNINWARKLEQSGVHVVYGLVGLKTHCKVTLIVRREGSQIRRYYHIGTGNYNPKTARLYTDLGLLSARDDVGADISDLFNYLTGYSRQQVYRQLLVAPLTLRQRLVSLIEHEIACQKKGKDGRIILKMNSLVDPSLIALLYQASQAGVEIDLIVRGICCLRPGVPEVSDRIRVISIVGQFLEHSRILYFRQGGQEVVLLGSADWMPRNLDRRVEVMVPITDAALQEELTAMLKSCLQDNRQAWDMAADGSYSQRRPAANEETRSVQVQLMAAAARASAG, from the coding sequence ATGGCCACCGTAGAGCGTCGCAGTGCTAAAGCCGCCCTCGATTTTAGCGACCCGCAGTACTACATCAGCCGCGAGCTGAGCTGGATAGAATTTAACCGGCGGGTGCTCCACGAGGCCTTAGACGATCGCACTCCGCTGCTAGAAGCGCTGAAGTTTTTGGCGATCTTCAGCACTAATTTGGACGAATATTTCATGGTGCGGGTGGCCGCCCTCAAGCAGCAGATCGAGGCCCAGGTCACCCGGCGATCGCCCGATGGGCGATCGCCCCAGGAGCACCTTGACGCCATCAGCAGGGCCCTGCGCCCGATTGTCGAGCAGCAGCACCAGACCTTCACCACCGAGCTCCGGCAGCAGATGGCTCAGGCGGGCATTTGGCTGCTCGACTATGACGATCTGACAGCGGCCCAGCAGACCTACTGTCGCGACTATTTTGAGGAGCAAATCTTTCCGGTACTCACGCCCCTGGCAGTCGATCCAGGACACCCCTTTCCCTACATCTCCAATCTCAGCCTAAACCTAGCGGTGGTGGTGGAAGATCCCCGCACCCAGCAGCCCCACTTTGCCCGAGTTAAAGTGCCTCGGGTACTGCCCCGGTTTATTCCCCTGCCGGAGCCCAAGGGGAAAAAACGGGAGGACGGGCCAGGCCGCTGGCGTGGGGTACCCCTAGAACAGGTGATTGCCGCCAACCTCTCCGCTCTGTTTCCCGGCATGGTGGTTCAGGAGCACTACAGCTTTCGCATTACCCGCAACGCCGATCTGGCGGTCGAAGAAGACGAAGCCGACGATCTCATGCTGGCCATTGAGCAAGAGCTGCGCAAGCGCCGCCGGGGCGGCTCGGCAGTACGCATGGAGATCCAGCGGGCTACCCCTGGGCCCGTACGAGCCATGCTCATGGAAGAACTGGGCCTGGCCGAGACTGACGTGTACGACATTGATGGGCTGCTAGGGCTGGGGGATCTAATGACCTTTATGGCGCTACCCCTGCCCGACCTCAAAACCCCGAGCTGGACAGCCACCGTCCCCGCCGCCCTCGACAGCCTTAACCCACCCGGGGTAGACGACGACGACACAGCCCTTGAAACCGCTGAGGATCTGTTCTCACTGCTGCGCCGCCAGGAACTGCTGGTGCACCATCCGTACCACTCCTTTTCGGCCACGGTACAGCGATTTATTACCCAGGCGGCCCACGACCCCCAGGTGCTAGCCATTAAAATGACGCTGTATCGCACCTCCGGCGATTCCCCGATTGTTAATTCTCTGATTTCTGCCGCTGAAAACGGCAAACAGGTCACGGTTTTAGTCGAGCTTAAGGCCCGTTTTGACGAAGAAAACAACATCAACTGGGCCCGCAAGCTAGAGCAGTCTGGAGTGCACGTAGTCTATGGCCTGGTGGGCCTCAAAACCCACTGCAAAGTAACCCTGATCGTGCGGCGTGAAGGGTCGCAGATTCGCCGCTACTACCACATCGGCACCGGCAACTACAATCCCAAAACCGCTCGGCTCTATACCGATTTGGGCTTGCTCAGCGCCCGCGACGATGTTGGGGCCGATATCTCAGATCTATTCAATTACCTCACCGGCTACTCGCGGCAGCAGGTCTATCGACAGCTGCTCGTCGCCCCCCTCACCCTGCGCCAGCGCCTCGTAAGCTTAATTGAGCACGAGATCGCCTGCCAAAAAAAGGGCAAAGACGGCCGCATCATCCTCAAAATGAATTCTCTCGTCGATCCCAGCCTGATTGCGCTTCTCTACCAGGCGTCCCAAGCCGGGGTCGAGATCGATTTGATTGTGCGGGGCATTTGCTGCCTGAGGCCAGGGGTGCCGGAGGTAAGCGATCGCATTCGCGTGATTAGCATTGTGGGGCAGTTTTTGGAGCACTCCCGAATTCTGTATTTTCGGCAGGGGGGCCAGGAGGTCGTGCTGCTGGGCAGCGCCGACTGGATGCCCCGCAACCTCGACCGTCGGGTCGAGGTCATGGTGCCAATTACCGATGCGGCACTGCAAGAAGAGCTCACAGCCATGCTCAAGAGCTGCCTACAGGACAACCGTCAGGCCTGGGATATGGCCGCCGACGGCAGCTACAGCCAGCGCCGCCCGGCGGCGAACGAGGAGACCCGCAGTGTGCAAGTTCAGCTGATGGCGGCGGCAGCCAGAGCCTCAGCGGGATGA
- a CDS encoding RNA-binding protein gives MSIRLYVGNLSKDLERQEFENVFADFTADLVSVKLIADKKTGKCRGFGFVTVKTDEKADEIVEKLNGQELADLPIKIEKALPRTKPEGEGDARVGSGEPNGKRSAKGGGRKSSQPATATTSTSVQPDPRWAGELEKLKQMLAAQTTSS, from the coding sequence ATGTCAATTCGCCTTTACGTTGGTAACCTTTCCAAAGATTTAGAGCGGCAGGAGTTTGAAAATGTTTTCGCTGACTTTACCGCTGATCTGGTCTCTGTCAAGCTAATTGCCGACAAAAAAACCGGCAAATGTCGAGGCTTTGGTTTTGTCACGGTGAAGACCGATGAAAAGGCCGACGAAATTGTAGAGAAGCTCAATGGTCAGGAGCTGGCGGATCTGCCTATCAAAATTGAGAAGGCACTGCCCCGCACCAAGCCAGAGGGGGAAGGAGACGCCCGAGTTGGCAGCGGCGAGCCCAACGGCAAGCGGTCGGCTAAAGGCGGCGGTCGAAAGTCGTCCCAGCCGGCGACAGCCACTACCAGCACCTCCGTTCAGCCCGATCCGCGCTGGGCTGGCGAGCTAGAAAAACTGAAGCAAATGCTAGCGGCTCAGACGACCTCTAGCTAG